The DNA region TACAAAAAACCCCGCCATTCCAGAATCACGCCTCCTAGCGGCTCAGAGGCGGGGATACTGCCAGCCCCGGATGAGTCAACTTCGCCTTCACGTTTATGTCAACAGGGACAGTCAGGAACATCTCATCCCACCGATCACACACTTCATCCCAGACTTCTGGCAGTCTGCGGTAGACCCCGTTGCCGAACCCGAATATGTCTGACCCCAGCGCTCTCGCTTGTTCGAGGGCTATCTGGATATCATTCTCGATGACCTCGGCGAACCGGTTCCTCAATGACTGGATGACGGCGGAATCCCTCAGGTTCATCGCCCTGCCGTCTGAGAGCGTCTCGTCTTCCAGATGGCCCTCCACCTCCACATCCAGTTTGATCCTGAGCTCCCCCTCGTGCGCAGTCGGGCGGAGCGTCGATCTCTCATGCACCAAGTCAATGGCGGCAAAGGCCTCTCCGCCGGGGGTCATCACGATGATCGCTCCTCGTTGCCTCGTTTCCTTGACGTACCCGAGCCCTCTCGCGGCGCGCCCATCGATCCACCCGACCATCTTGTCTTTCTTGAACACCGCTCCTCCAATGCACTCCATCGGAGGTCTCGGGATCGTGCCTCCCGGTCCAGACTCGCCGCCGCTCTCGCTGCCGGACTTCCCGGACTCCTCGGACTCCAGGCTCCTGAGTCTGACCAATGTCATCTCTTCGCCTGGTCTCAGAAGCTCTCCGATGCTGGAGAGCACTGTGGCGGAATCAACTCCGGGCTGCACGAGTAGGATGCGCAACAACCCCATGGCGGGAGCGGATTCAGCGGGGAACTCCGCCTTGAGGATATCCTCCACAGACCCTTCCACCACCGCCCAGTGTATAGACAGGCGCAGCTCGGGCTCCCGGTACAACAGTTGCAGAACAGGGCCTATCCCCGCTCGTGCGAGCCTCTCGGAAAGCAGGATCACCCCAACGTGGGCCAGATCCACCATCCTGGTGGACACGGGGGCAAGGTTCCGGATGGCCTCGAAAGGCGTGCGCCCATGGCTGGTGTACACCCAATACGGCCTCTGGCCCTGATCAGCTGAGCCCCCTCCCGCCCCGGCCGCTGCCCCGCCCGCCGGCGCGACCGGGTTGGAAAACTGGGCCACGAGCTTGAAGTTCCCCTTATCGTCGAGATCGAAACCGAGGGCGAGCGCGTGCACCAAGTCGTCAGGCTCTCTACTGTCCCAGCACCCTGC from Bacillota bacterium includes:
- a CDS encoding Ger(x)C family spore germination protein, whose protein sequence is MTKRKLLASLVIVFSALLAGCWDSREPDDLVHALALGFDLDDKGNFKLVAQFSNPVAPAGGAAAGAGGGSADQGQRPYWVYTSHGRTPFEAIRNLAPVSTRMVDLAHVGVILLSERLARAGIGPVLQLLYREPELRLSIHWAVVEGSVEDILKAEFPAESAPAMGLLRILLVQPGVDSATVLSSIGELLRPGEEMTLVRLRSLESEESGKSGSESGGESGPGGTIPRPPMECIGGAVFKKDKMVGWIDGRAARGLGYVKETRQRGAIIVMTPGGEAFAAIDLVHERSTLRPTAHEGELRIKLDVEVEGHLEDETLSDGRAMNLRDSAVIQSLRNRFAEVIENDIQIALEQARALGSDIFGFGNGVYRRLPEVWDEVCDRWDEMFLTVPVDINVKAKLTHPGLAVSPPLSR